A single genomic interval of Flavihumibacter rivuli harbors:
- a CDS encoding alpha/beta fold hydrolase, translated as MYKFSLISLLILMSISISAQNLISTREQAVQMLTNLRKIHTPEGIDTLQQIELNKEKQWISIKGRNRDNPILLFIHGGPASPIMPISWTFQSSWEDYFTVVQWDQRVTGKNWATADTVKARNELGAETIIKDGVELVNWLCKRYKKDKIFILGLSWGTMIGTHISTIIPEKIYAYIGVGQVYHANNEDYLYSRLLELAKKYNNTAALEELKSIQPYPHIDEETPITKMLVTRKWASIFNGGWYGKPSLELYYTLPQLSPDYNENDLKFQFQSMAFGSRFLVDDMQRATSPMNFKVPIFILMGRYDLYTPYAKAKIYFDNLKAPSKKFITYERSAHFPMIEEPGRFLITLVNDIRPLAGKVKDYTIDP; from the coding sequence ATGTATAAATTCTCATTAATTTCACTTTTAATCCTGATGAGCATTTCTATATCTGCCCAAAATTTAATATCGACAAGGGAGCAGGCGGTTCAGATGTTAACTAATCTCAGGAAAATCCATACACCTGAAGGTATTGATACACTACAACAGATTGAATTAAATAAAGAGAAACAGTGGATTTCTATAAAAGGACGTAATCGTGATAACCCTATACTATTGTTTATTCATGGTGGCCCTGCAAGTCCTATTATGCCCATAAGCTGGACATTCCAGAGTAGCTGGGAAGATTACTTTACTGTAGTGCAGTGGGATCAGAGAGTCACAGGTAAAAACTGGGCAACAGCAGATACAGTTAAAGCTCGTAATGAATTAGGAGCCGAGACTATTATTAAAGATGGCGTTGAACTGGTAAACTGGCTGTGTAAGCGTTACAAAAAGGATAAGATATTTATACTTGGGCTTTCATGGGGAACAATGATTGGCACCCATATCTCTACAATAATTCCCGAAAAAATATACGCTTATATTGGAGTAGGACAAGTATATCATGCCAACAATGAAGATTATCTATATAGCAGATTGCTTGAACTGGCAAAAAAATATAATAATACCGCAGCTTTAGAAGAACTGAAAAGCATTCAGCCTTATCCTCATATAGATGAAGAAACACCCATAACAAAAATGCTTGTTACCAGAAAATGGGCCAGCATATTTAACGGAGGATGGTACGGAAAACCTTCCCTCGAATTGTATTATACCTTGCCACAACTATCTCCGGATTACAATGAAAATGATTTAAAATTTCAGTTCCAGAGTATGGCTTTTGGTTCAAGATTTCTGGTAGATGATATGCAAAGAGCAACTTCTCCAATGAACTTTAAAGTGCCCATATTTATACTTATGGGCAGATATGACTTATATACACCCTATGCTAAAGCCAAAATATACTTTGATAACCTGAAAGCACCCTCAAAAAAATTTATTACCTATGAGAGAAGTGCGCACTTCCCCATGATCGAAGAACCGGGAAGGTTTTTAATTACACTGGTAAATGACATCAGGCCCCTTGCAGGAAAAGTGAAAGATTATACTATTGATCCTTGA
- a CDS encoding serine hydrolase domain-containing protein, with translation MKSNFLIVWILSFTLDYSCFGQSTIKNQIDIKLDSIFSGFKANTPGIAVTVIQKGKVIAKKAYGMASIEFNVPFEHKTLVRMPYSEGREFISIAAALMESDGLLQLNDKVQEYFPQLPQWSSNITIQDLLNHSSGFADEWATLALTQASMTNRIDKSQFLQFLYNQPTPSVEPSKGYMYSNSDFGLLRLILEKASGENLSDYMKRRVFQPLDMKDSRIHNDREDVIPNHAFSYTVGENNTFKLWLKDKTSPGGNYYVLTSANDLEKWASAYTDPKSFISTAIKRLKQNARVIPVLPGKNYVFGHNEKILGTYTATVHMGVSEYPYLARVPEEELTVIMVSNQFQPRWNLMKNVLSACLKIETKPPVMPDVTVEKATINQQQLELLSGLYQWQVPLTFQSFMPRKRFTSIVAGKGVLRVVYSENDTLDLVQLSKNKFRDPEFPDVFIFYQSNSDSAQRLVLYTYDGDTIQMEKTKSAIQKPVSKELHKLTGKYYSAHLDFYLTLVLNERDELVVKRPTIADKILEPWTDGEFRLSTDYGEYSSESWVRFHYDEQGNVTHFTVSHPRLMNHRFDKLR, from the coding sequence ATGAAATCTAATTTTCTTATAGTTTGGATTCTTTCCTTTACACTGGACTATTCTTGCTTTGGACAATCTACCATAAAAAATCAGATTGATATCAAACTAGATAGTATCTTTTCCGGATTCAAAGCAAATACGCCAGGTATAGCAGTTACGGTTATACAGAAGGGAAAAGTGATTGCTAAAAAGGCATATGGAATGGCTAGTATTGAGTTCAACGTTCCTTTTGAACATAAGACACTTGTAAGGATGCCATATTCAGAAGGAAGGGAATTTATTTCAATAGCCGCAGCGCTGATGGAAAGTGATGGGCTACTACAATTGAATGATAAAGTACAAGAATATTTTCCGCAACTTCCGCAGTGGAGCAGTAATATAACTATTCAAGATTTATTGAACCATAGTAGCGGCTTTGCTGATGAGTGGGCAACTCTTGCACTTACCCAGGCGAGTATGACCAACCGTATCGACAAATCTCAGTTCCTTCAATTTCTCTATAATCAACCAACGCCTTCTGTTGAACCCAGCAAAGGGTATATGTATTCTAATTCAGACTTTGGTTTGCTACGGTTGATTCTTGAAAAAGCATCTGGTGAAAATCTGTCGGATTATATGAAGCGCAGGGTTTTTCAACCACTGGATATGAAAGATAGCCGTATTCACAACGATCGGGAAGATGTGATTCCCAATCATGCATTTTCGTATACTGTTGGCGAGAATAATACATTCAAATTATGGCTGAAGGATAAAACATCGCCCGGCGGAAATTATTATGTACTCACGTCAGCCAACGACCTGGAGAAATGGGCTTCCGCTTATACCGATCCTAAATCATTTATATCTACTGCAATAAAACGCCTAAAACAAAATGCCCGAGTTATTCCAGTATTACCCGGAAAAAATTATGTGTTTGGGCATAATGAAAAAATACTCGGAACTTATACAGCTACCGTTCATATGGGCGTGAGTGAATATCCATACCTTGCTCGTGTGCCCGAAGAGGAGCTAACTGTGATTATGGTAAGCAACCAGTTTCAGCCAAGATGGAATTTGATGAAGAATGTGCTGTCAGCATGTCTTAAGATTGAAACAAAACCTCCAGTAATGCCTGATGTAACCGTGGAGAAGGCAACTATTAATCAACAGCAATTAGAATTGCTTTCAGGCCTATATCAATGGCAAGTGCCTCTCACATTCCAAAGCTTTATGCCACGTAAACGGTTTACTTCAATTGTTGCAGGCAAAGGTGTACTTCGGGTAGTATACAGTGAGAATGACACCTTGGATTTGGTTCAACTGTCAAAAAACAAATTCAGAGACCCAGAATTCCCTGATGTATTTATATTTTATCAGTCCAACTCTGATTCAGCCCAACGCTTGGTATTGTATACATATGATGGTGACACCATTCAAATGGAAAAAACAAAGTCTGCCATTCAAAAGCCGGTGAGCAAAGAACTGCATAAGCTTACCGGTAAATACTACAGTGCCCATCTTGACTTTTATTTGACTTTGGTATTAAACGAAAGAGATGAATTGGTGGTAAAGCGACCGACCATTGCTGATAAAATATTGGAGCCGTGGACAGATGGTGAGTTTAGACTGTCTACAGATTATGGGGAATATTCGAGTGAAAGCTGGGTTCGTTTTCATTACGATGAACAAGGAAATGTGACTCATTTTACTGTTTCCCATCCCCGATTAATGAATCATCGATTTGACAAACTGCGATAA
- a CDS encoding phytanoyl-CoA dioxygenase family protein — translation MRQLKPAASMIEKDQFLNNGFITIDNIYTSEEVDKIINQIKQANTDKDTFRKSSDLFAIRQFLKEVPSTLSIILNDNLKKILTELFSKNYFAVKSIYFDKPASSNWYVSYHQDLTISVDKKVELPGFSFWTVKQNQFAVQPPTEILQNIVTVRIHLDNTDEENGALKVIPGSHLKSIYRPESTNWTTESVVSCNVLKGGIMLMKPLLLHSSGRTTNKKQRRVIHIEFSNMELPEGLNWSEKIYLN, via the coding sequence ATGCGTCAGCTTAAACCAGCAGCATCTATGATAGAAAAAGATCAATTCCTGAATAATGGTTTTATTACGATAGATAATATTTATACTTCGGAGGAAGTTGATAAAATTATCAACCAAATAAAACAAGCAAACACCGACAAAGACACCTTTAGAAAATCATCCGACCTCTTTGCAATCAGGCAGTTTCTCAAAGAAGTTCCTTCAACTTTAAGCATTATACTTAATGATAATCTAAAAAAGATCCTAACGGAGCTGTTTAGCAAGAATTACTTTGCTGTAAAGAGTATTTACTTTGATAAACCTGCATCCTCGAACTGGTACGTTTCTTACCACCAAGACCTTACAATTTCGGTCGACAAAAAGGTTGAACTTCCCGGTTTTTCATTTTGGACGGTAAAACAAAATCAATTCGCAGTCCAACCTCCTACTGAAATCCTGCAAAATATCGTTACTGTCAGAATCCACCTTGACAACACAGATGAAGAAAATGGCGCCTTAAAGGTCATCCCTGGCTCACATTTAAAAAGTATCTACAGACCAGAAAGCACTAACTGGACGACTGAAAGCGTAGTATCTTGTAATGTCCTAAAAGGTGGAATTATGCTTATGAAGCCCCTTCTTTTGCACAGTTCAGGAAGAACAACGAATAAAAAACAGCGACGTGTAATTCATATCGAATTCTCGAATATGGAATTACCCGAAGGCTTAAATTGGTCTGAAAAAATATATCTGAACTAA
- a CDS encoding DUF4265 domain-containing protein: MTQTNDTSVKIVFRFFSNVLDEWTVETMWANTVDAEKGHYKLDSIPFYAPVASDDIVFAEYDETEERLTYRETVEHSGNSTVQVILLDTSKDINSIRDAFKNLGCISEKLNDQYFAMEIPAAKDYSPIRQILTELEDAEIICYAEPCLAKNHCYE; this comes from the coding sequence ATGACTCAGACAAACGACACATCCGTAAAAATCGTATTTCGGTTTTTTAGTAATGTTTTAGACGAGTGGACAGTTGAAACAATGTGGGCAAACACAGTAGACGCGGAGAAAGGACACTACAAACTGGACAGCATACCTTTTTATGCTCCTGTGGCATCAGACGACATTGTATTTGCGGAGTATGACGAAACCGAAGAACGACTAACCTACCGTGAGACAGTTGAACATTCAGGCAATTCAACAGTACAGGTAATACTACTAGACACATCAAAGGACATAAATTCCATTCGTGACGCTTTCAAAAACTTAGGCTGCATATCAGAAAAGCTGAATGACCAATACTTTGCAATGGAAATTCCTGCTGCTAAAGATTATTCGCCAATCAGGCAAATCCTGACAGAACTTGAAGATGCTGAAATTATATGCTATGCAGAACCGTGCCTTGCCAAAAATCATTGTTACGAATGA
- a CDS encoding AAA family ATPase, whose translation MKLKNVIIHKYKCIETEQKFDVEDDITILVGMNESGKTSALEAIAKTNYFQKDESFKFNTTHDYPRREKKKLDKSGIDPNAVTAEYTLNKNLLDKIAQDVGNDVFTQNSISVTTKYGNGRTWNNLKTDFRRFIEQKTVALGISSKALNDKLIAAKSLKQLEAVIAEYKDENIIKGLETLKKYFENKLNFNTDVLDEYIVRVYLRPNLPKFLYYDEYYALPSRISIEKLNENNLEDEELKTAKALFELADINTDELVSADNYEDFKAELEATQATITTELFKYWETNRNLEITFDIDKVTTEVERNVREPNYGQNVKVTDVKVIEHVLDIRVKNRRSGVSLPLKNRSKGFNWFFSFLVWFKKIQEDKDSNYILLLDEPGLNLHASAQANLLHFLNDLSEDYQIIYTTHSPFMIESKDLHKVRTVLETESGSVISESVQEKDPNTLFPLQAALGYDIAQNLFVSKNNLLVEGASDLLYLQVMSAILQENGRIGLDAKITIVPTGGLDKVSTFISLLRGSSLNIVCLLDTFRDSKGKAKLDDLIEQKLISEKKVIFFSNFLPDYSTADIEDLFTKEDYLKIYNEAFPAKPLQVSDLNEKIKPILIQIQEPFNHYRPANRLAAKGVNASYFEKQTLDNFEKVFIEINKLF comes from the coding sequence ATGAAGCTAAAAAATGTTATAATACATAAATACAAGTGCATTGAAACCGAACAAAAGTTTGATGTTGAAGATGACATCACCATCCTGGTCGGAATGAATGAATCAGGAAAGACATCAGCTCTCGAAGCGATCGCAAAAACGAACTATTTTCAAAAGGACGAGTCATTTAAATTTAATACTACTCACGACTATCCACGTAGAGAAAAAAAGAAGCTTGATAAGAGTGGCATTGACCCAAATGCCGTGACTGCAGAATACACATTGAATAAAAACCTACTTGATAAAATAGCTCAAGATGTAGGTAACGATGTCTTTACCCAAAACTCGATATCTGTTACAACAAAATATGGTAACGGGCGAACCTGGAACAATCTTAAAACAGATTTTAGAAGGTTCATCGAACAAAAGACTGTTGCTCTTGGCATTTCAAGTAAAGCCCTAAATGACAAACTGATTGCTGCAAAATCACTCAAGCAACTTGAAGCTGTAATTGCCGAGTATAAAGATGAAAATATCATCAAAGGCTTGGAAACACTAAAGAAGTATTTTGAAAATAAGCTCAATTTCAATACTGATGTTTTAGATGAATACATAGTGAGGGTTTATTTAAGACCGAATTTGCCTAAATTTTTATACTATGATGAATATTATGCACTACCGTCGAGGATCAGTATAGAGAAGCTCAATGAAAACAATCTTGAGGATGAGGAACTAAAGACGGCTAAAGCACTTTTCGAACTTGCAGATATCAACACGGATGAACTTGTTAGTGCCGACAATTACGAAGATTTCAAAGCAGAACTTGAAGCCACGCAGGCAACAATTACTACTGAATTGTTCAAATATTGGGAGACCAACCGTAATCTGGAAATAACTTTTGACATTGATAAAGTTACCACAGAAGTTGAACGCAATGTACGTGAACCAAACTATGGTCAAAATGTAAAAGTCACAGATGTCAAGGTTATTGAACACGTACTTGATATAAGAGTAAAAAATAGACGCTCTGGTGTTTCTCTTCCATTAAAAAATCGAAGCAAAGGGTTTAATTGGTTCTTTTCATTCTTAGTTTGGTTTAAGAAAATTCAAGAAGATAAGGACAGTAATTATATACTGCTCCTCGACGAACCTGGACTTAATTTACATGCTTCCGCTCAAGCGAATTTGTTGCACTTTTTGAATGATTTGTCGGAGGATTATCAAATAATATACACGACGCACTCTCCTTTTATGATTGAGTCCAAGGACTTACATAAAGTAAGAACCGTTCTTGAAACAGAAAGTGGTTCGGTTATATCGGAAAGTGTTCAAGAAAAAGACCCGAATACACTTTTCCCACTTCAAGCTGCATTGGGTTATGACATAGCTCAAAACCTTTTTGTATCAAAGAATAACCTTCTTGTTGAAGGAGCAAGTGATTTACTGTATTTACAAGTAATGTCGGCAATACTGCAGGAAAATGGAAGGATTGGGCTTGATGCCAAAATAACAATAGTTCCAACTGGTGGGCTTGATAAAGTTTCGACTTTTATTTCATTGCTGCGAGGAAGTAGTCTCAATATTGTCTGTTTGTTGGACACATTTCGTGATTCAAAAGGAAAGGCAAAGCTTGATGACCTCATTGAGCAAAAACTTATATCAGAGAAAAAGGTGATATTTTTTAGTAACTTCTTACCCGATTACTCGACAGCAGACATTGAAGATTTGTTTACTAAAGAAGACTATTTAAAAATTTACAACGAGGCTTTCCCAGCTAAGCCTCTTCAAGTGTCTGACTTGAATGAAAAAATAAAACCAATATTAATTCAAATCCAAGAACCATTTAATCATTATAGACCAGCTAATAGACTTGCTGCAAAAGGAGTGAACGCTTCGTACTTTGAAAAACAAACGCTTGACAATTTTGAGAAGGTTTTCATTGAAATAAATAAATTGTTCTAA